Proteins found in one Luteimonas chenhongjianii genomic segment:
- a CDS encoding ankyrin repeat domain-containing protein: MTTHASVGPPELDDQTHALALELFQLVRAGDVARLSHLLGMGLVPNLRDSKGDSLLMLAAYHGRADAVRVLLRHGADPTLANDRAQTPLGAAAFKGDVDVLRALLEGGAPVDDHPEGGRTALMLAAMFDRVGMIDLLLAHGANPEHSGADGATALDLARAMGAEHAVERLSQPSKKSIPDAPQPAPDDRSYRTSRTARMQQ; this comes from the coding sequence ATGACCACGCATGCGTCTGTCGGACCGCCCGAGCTGGACGACCAGACCCACGCCCTCGCCCTCGAACTGTTCCAGCTCGTGCGCGCCGGAGACGTCGCGCGCCTGTCCCACCTGCTCGGGATGGGACTGGTCCCCAACCTCAGAGACAGCAAGGGCGACAGCCTGTTGATGCTGGCCGCCTACCACGGTCGCGCCGATGCGGTGCGCGTACTGCTGCGACACGGGGCCGATCCAACACTCGCCAACGACCGCGCGCAAACGCCGCTTGGCGCCGCCGCGTTCAAGGGCGACGTCGATGTCCTGCGGGCCCTGCTGGAAGGCGGTGCACCGGTCGATGACCACCCCGAGGGCGGGCGCACGGCGCTGATGCTGGCCGCGATGTTCGATCGCGTCGGGATGATCGACCTGTTGCTTGCGCATGGCGCCAATCCGGAGCACTCGGGCGCCGACGGCGCCACCGCGCTGGATCTCGCCCGGGCCATGGGCGCGGAACACGCGGTCGAGCGCCTATCACAGCCATCGAAAAAATCAATCCCCGATGCGCCCCAACCCGCACCGGATGACCGATCCTATCGAACCAGCCGAACCGCGAGGATGCAGCAATGA
- a CDS encoding M28 family metallopeptidase produces MQAAWATAALLPCLAFAQVAEPVDLDVVAKIRHEAFQRSQVAANLKELTETIGPRLTNSPAYERSSEWARGKLSGYGLSNVHDEVYDPAFGRGWEFRASRVELIAPRELPIHALPKAWTPGTNGPVEGELVRASFKTIEDIEAQRGKLGGKIVLLDEARAYKPSDRPDFRRHSEESLGELQTFPMPQEAEPGAQDKRLDEYRKRQALVRALNTFFAEEGVLATLSISSWDNGIVRVMGGGGRKAGDPEGVPDLVVAAEHYNQLVRAVDTKQAPRLRVDVDARFTSDADLPATNTFAELRGSSKANETVIIGAHLDSWHTGTGAADNGAGVVVMMEAMRILKAIDARPKRTIRIALWGGEEQGLHGSAGYVSRHLADWPAPTDPEQQALPRAFQSGTGPLQRRAGFDRFSTYFNFDNGTGRIRGIYAQENHAAVPVFRAWLAPFADLGATVVTTRNTGSTDHISFDRVGLPGFQFVQDPADYFSNVHHTHLDTYDHVVPDDLKQAAAIIASFAYHAAMRDERLPRKPFTDREE; encoded by the coding sequence TTGCAGGCGGCGTGGGCGACCGCCGCCCTGTTGCCATGCCTGGCCTTCGCCCAGGTGGCCGAACCGGTCGACCTCGATGTCGTCGCCAAGATCCGTCATGAAGCCTTCCAGCGCTCCCAGGTGGCCGCCAATCTCAAGGAGCTCACCGAGACCATCGGCCCGCGCCTGACCAATTCGCCGGCCTACGAGCGCTCGAGCGAGTGGGCGCGCGGCAAGCTCAGCGGGTATGGCCTGAGCAACGTGCACGATGAGGTCTACGACCCGGCCTTCGGCCGCGGCTGGGAATTCCGTGCCTCGCGCGTGGAGTTGATCGCGCCGCGCGAACTGCCGATCCATGCGCTGCCCAAGGCGTGGACGCCCGGCACCAACGGCCCGGTTGAAGGCGAGCTGGTGCGTGCCTCGTTCAAGACCATCGAAGACATCGAGGCGCAGCGCGGCAAGCTGGGCGGCAAGATCGTGCTGCTCGACGAGGCGCGCGCCTACAAGCCGTCCGACAGGCCCGATTTCCGCCGCCACAGCGAGGAATCCCTCGGCGAGCTGCAGACCTTCCCGATGCCGCAGGAGGCCGAGCCGGGCGCGCAGGACAAGCGCCTCGACGAGTACCGCAAGCGCCAGGCGCTGGTGCGTGCGCTCAACACCTTCTTCGCCGAGGAAGGCGTGCTGGCGACGTTGTCGATCAGCTCCTGGGACAACGGCATCGTCCGCGTGATGGGCGGCGGCGGCCGCAAGGCGGGCGATCCAGAGGGCGTGCCCGATCTGGTCGTGGCCGCCGAGCACTACAACCAGCTGGTGCGGGCTGTCGACACCAAACAGGCTCCGCGCCTGCGCGTGGATGTCGATGCACGTTTCACCAGCGATGCCGACCTGCCGGCGACCAATACCTTCGCCGAGCTGCGCGGCAGTTCGAAGGCCAACGAGACGGTGATCATCGGCGCGCATCTCGACTCCTGGCACACCGGCACCGGCGCGGCCGACAACGGCGCGGGCGTGGTGGTGATGATGGAGGCGATGCGCATCCTCAAGGCGATCGACGCGCGCCCGAAGCGCACGATCCGCATCGCGCTGTGGGGCGGCGAGGAGCAGGGCCTGCACGGCTCGGCAGGCTACGTCTCCAGGCATCTGGCCGACTGGCCCGCGCCGACCGATCCGGAGCAGCAGGCATTGCCGCGTGCATTCCAGAGCGGCACTGGCCCGCTGCAGCGTCGGGCCGGGTTCGACCGGTTCTCGACCTACTTCAACTTCGACAACGGCACCGGCCGGATCCGCGGCATCTATGCGCAGGAAAATCACGCTGCCGTTCCGGTGTTCCGCGCCTGGCTGGCACCGTTCGCCGATCTCGGTGCCACGGTCGTGACCACCCGCAACACCGGCAGCACCGACCACATCTCGTTCGACCGGGTCGGCCTTCCGGGCTTCCAGTTCGTGCAGGATCCGGCGGACTATTTCAGCAACGTGCACCACACGCATCTCGACACCTACGACCACGTGGTGCCGGACGACCTCAAGCAGGCGGCGGCGATCATCGCCTCGTTCGCCTATCACGCCGCGATGCGCGACGAACGCCTGCCGCGCAAGCCGTTCACCGATCGCGAGGAATGA
- the pstC gene encoding phosphate ABC transporter permease subunit PstC, which produces MHAAIPSPVPAPSTRDLRDARADRLFKIILTATVVFVMLALAGAALSMLWGGRDALASQGLSFFTSSDWNPVENRYGALAPIVGTIVTALIAMIVAVPVSFGIAFFLTEVAPRWLRGPVGTAIELLAGIPSIIYGMWGLFVFVPVMTTHITPWLNDTLGGIPGLGALFRGPPLGIGTLTAGFVLAIMVIPFISAVMREVFLTVPTRLKESAYALGSTKWEVSWDIVLPYTRSAVIGGIFLGLGRALGETMAVAFVIGNSVRLTPSLLEPGTTIAALIANDFGEATETYRSALLLLGFVLFIVTFIVLALARLMLMRLARREGT; this is translated from the coding sequence ATGCACGCCGCTATCCCTTCCCCCGTGCCGGCGCCGAGCACCCGCGACCTCCGCGATGCCCGCGCCGACCGCCTGTTCAAGATCATCCTGACCGCCACCGTCGTATTCGTGATGCTGGCGCTCGCCGGCGCTGCGCTGTCGATGCTGTGGGGCGGCCGCGACGCCCTGGCTTCGCAGGGGCTGTCGTTCTTCACCAGCTCCGACTGGAACCCGGTCGAGAACCGCTACGGCGCACTGGCGCCGATCGTCGGCACCATCGTCACCGCGCTCATTGCCATGATCGTCGCGGTTCCGGTGAGTTTCGGCATCGCCTTCTTCCTGACCGAAGTCGCGCCGCGCTGGCTGCGCGGCCCGGTGGGCACGGCGATCGAACTGCTCGCTGGCATCCCCTCGATCATCTACGGCATGTGGGGTCTGTTCGTGTTCGTGCCGGTGATGACGACCCACATCACGCCGTGGCTCAACGACACGCTCGGCGGGATCCCGGGCCTGGGCGCCCTGTTCCGCGGTCCGCCGCTCGGCATCGGCACGCTGACCGCAGGCTTCGTGCTCGCGATCATGGTGATCCCCTTCATCTCGGCGGTGATGCGCGAAGTGTTCCTGACCGTGCCGACCCGCCTGAAGGAATCGGCCTACGCCCTCGGCTCGACCAAGTGGGAAGTGAGCTGGGACATCGTGCTGCCCTACACCCGCTCGGCCGTCATCGGCGGCATCTTCCTCGGTCTGGGCCGCGCGCTCGGCGAGACGATGGCCGTGGCTTTCGTCATCGGCAACTCGGTGCGCCTGACGCCGTCGCTGCTGGAGCCGGGAACGACCATCGCGGCCTTGATCGCCAACGACTTCGGTGAAGCCACCGAAACCTACCGCTCGGCACTGCTGCTGCTTGGCTTCGTCCTGTTCATCGTCACTTTCATCGTGCTGGCGCTCGCCCGCCTGATGCTGATGCGGCTGGCCCGCAGGGAGGGCACCTGA
- the pstS gene encoding phosphate ABC transporter substrate-binding protein PstS → MHALLKNRVAAAALATTLLAATFAAPAMASDVTGAGASFVYPAMTRWSADYRTATGKQVNYQSIGSGGGIAQIKAGTVDFGSSDAPLPPEDLAKSGLVQFPSVIGGVVPIVNVEGVAAGAMKLDGATLANIFLGRITRWNDPAIVALNAGIALPDARITVVHRSDGSGTTFNFVNYLSKVSPDWKNGVGEGTTVQWPVGIGGKGNEGVAAYVRQIKGGIGYVELSYALQNRMAYSRLKNAAGNFVNPSEETFSAAAASANWGASRDFFLVMTNAPGENSWPITATNFILMHRQPRNRAGARNAQEFFSWVYANGGPQARQLGYVPLPAALVQQIERYWADNARY, encoded by the coding sequence ATGCACGCATTGCTCAAGAACCGTGTCGCCGCCGCCGCGCTGGCGACCACATTGCTGGCGGCCACGTTCGCCGCGCCCGCCATGGCCAGCGACGTCACCGGCGCTGGCGCTTCGTTCGTCTACCCGGCGATGACCCGCTGGTCGGCCGACTACCGCACCGCCACCGGCAAGCAGGTCAACTACCAGTCGATCGGCTCGGGCGGCGGCATCGCCCAGATCAAGGCCGGCACCGTGGACTTCGGCTCGTCCGACGCGCCGCTGCCGCCGGAAGACCTGGCCAAGTCGGGCCTGGTGCAGTTTCCGTCGGTGATCGGCGGCGTGGTGCCGATCGTCAACGTCGAAGGCGTGGCGGCCGGCGCGATGAAGCTCGACGGCGCCACCCTGGCCAACATCTTCCTGGGCAGGATCACCCGCTGGAACGATCCGGCAATCGTGGCGCTCAACGCTGGCATCGCCCTGCCCGACGCGCGCATCACCGTCGTCCATCGTTCGGACGGCTCCGGCACCACCTTCAACTTCGTCAACTACCTGTCCAAGGTCAGTCCGGACTGGAAGAACGGCGTCGGCGAAGGCACCACCGTGCAGTGGCCGGTGGGCATCGGCGGCAAGGGCAACGAGGGCGTCGCCGCCTATGTCAGGCAGATCAAGGGCGGTATCGGTTATGTCGAGCTGTCCTACGCGCTGCAGAACCGCATGGCCTACTCGCGCCTGAAGAACGCCGCCGGCAACTTCGTCAACCCGAGCGAGGAAACCTTTTCCGCTGCCGCAGCAAGTGCCAACTGGGGCGCCAGCCGCGACTTCTTCCTGGTCATGACCAACGCGCCCGGCGAGAACTCCTGGCCGATCACCGCGACCAACTTCATCCTCATGCACCGCCAGCCGCGCAACCGCGCCGGCGCCAGGAACGCGCAGGAGTTCTTCAGCTGGGTCTACGCCAACGGCGGCCCGCAGGCCCGTCAGCTCGGCTACGTGCCGCTGCCGGCTGCGCTGGTGCAGCAGATCGAGCGCTACTGGGCGGACAACGCGCGCTATTGA
- a CDS encoding catalase, which produces MKDTHKENGGDRSLTNRQGHAICNNQSQRTVGSRGPATLENYNFLEKISHFDRERIPERVVHARGFVCYGEFEATGKIGDEPAAQYTRAKIFSQAGKKTPLAIRFSTVIGGRDSSEVARDPRGFAVKFYTEDGNWDLVGNNLAVFFIRDAIKFPDVIHSLKPDPVTFRQEPNRIFDFMSQTPESMHMLTHLFSPRGIPASYRHMEGFGVNTYKMVNAEGNTALVKYHFHPRCGVASLTAEEAAKVQGQDLGSHSKDLYESIERGDYPQWDMYVQIMEDHDHPELDWDPLDDTKIWPEHDFPLRHVGVMTLNRNVQDQHNESEQIAMGTGVLVDGLDFSDDKMLVGRTFSYSDTQRYRVGTNYLQLPVNQPKGVQRVQTNMRGGQMAYAVDLAPGQNPHINFEPSIHNGLQEAPAMGPNNPPVITGPLTRSVLERRNDYVQARGRFNTMMDWEREDLIDTMATMLSACERDVQERMLWHFFLVHDRYGQGVAEKLGMAVGDVRHLEPLKGQVLTDEDQQRLKRLGNNDDAIDPGAWGKWTSSVENRRATAEQVLQGGLRSAAAESATPSP; this is translated from the coding sequence ATGAAAGACACCCACAAGGAGAACGGTGGGGATCGTTCCCTGACCAATCGCCAGGGCCATGCGATCTGCAACAACCAGTCCCAGCGCACCGTCGGCAGCCGCGGTCCCGCCACACTGGAGAACTACAACTTCCTCGAGAAGATCAGTCACTTCGATCGCGAGCGCATTCCCGAGCGCGTGGTCCATGCGCGGGGCTTCGTCTGCTACGGCGAGTTCGAGGCCACCGGCAAGATCGGCGACGAGCCCGCAGCGCAATACACCCGCGCGAAGATCTTCTCCCAGGCCGGCAAGAAAACGCCGCTGGCGATCCGCTTCTCCACCGTGATCGGCGGCCGCGACTCCTCTGAAGTGGCACGCGACCCGCGTGGCTTCGCGGTGAAGTTCTACACCGAGGACGGCAACTGGGACCTGGTCGGAAACAACCTCGCGGTGTTCTTCATCCGCGACGCGATCAAGTTCCCCGACGTCATCCATTCGCTCAAGCCCGACCCGGTCACTTTCCGCCAGGAGCCCAACCGCATCTTCGACTTCATGAGCCAGACGCCGGAGTCGATGCACATGCTCACCCACCTCTTCAGCCCACGCGGCATTCCCGCCAGCTACCGGCACATGGAAGGGTTCGGCGTGAACACCTACAAGATGGTCAACGCCGAAGGCAACACGGCGCTGGTGAAGTACCACTTCCATCCACGCTGCGGCGTGGCCAGCCTGACCGCCGAGGAAGCCGCCAAGGTGCAGGGGCAGGACCTCGGCTCGCACTCCAAGGACCTGTACGAATCCATCGAACGCGGGGATTACCCGCAGTGGGACATGTACGTGCAGATCATGGAGGACCACGACCATCCCGAGCTCGACTGGGACCCGCTCGACGACACCAAGATCTGGCCGGAGCACGACTTCCCGCTGCGCCACGTGGGCGTGATGACGCTCAATCGCAATGTCCAGGACCAGCACAACGAGAGCGAGCAGATCGCGATGGGCACCGGCGTGCTGGTGGACGGGCTGGACTTCTCCGACGACAAGATGCTGGTCGGCCGCACGTTCTCCTACTCCGATACACAGCGCTACCGGGTCGGCACCAACTATCTGCAGCTGCCTGTGAACCAGCCCAAGGGGGTGCAGCGCGTGCAGACCAACATGCGTGGCGGGCAGATGGCCTACGCGGTCGACCTCGCGCCCGGACAGAACCCGCACATCAACTTCGAGCCCTCCATCCACAACGGCTTGCAGGAAGCGCCGGCCATGGGCCCGAACAATCCGCCGGTGATCACCGGCCCGCTCACCCGCAGCGTGCTGGAGCGGCGCAACGACTACGTGCAGGCACGCGGCCGCTTCAACACCATGATGGACTGGGAGCGCGAGGACCTGATCGACACCATGGCCACCATGCTGTCGGCCTGCGAGCGCGACGTGCAGGAACGCATGCTGTGGCACTTCTTCCTCGTGCACGACCGCTACGGCCAGGGTGTGGCGGAGAAGCTCGGCATGGCCGTAGGCGACGTGCGCCACCTCGAACCGCTCAAGGGACAGGTGCTGACCGACGAGGACCAGCAACGGCTGAAGCGGCTCGGCAACAACGACGATGCAATCGACCCTGGCGCCTGGGGCAAGTGGACGAGTTCGGTCGAGAACCGCAGGGCGACGGCCGAGCAGGTCCTGCAGGGCGGACTGCGCTCGGCTGCCGCGGAATCGGCGACGCCATCGCCATAA
- the pstA gene encoding phosphate ABC transporter permease PstA, which yields MSAATVLDRERKVADRLYARRRVRNAIAVLMGCLTAAFGLFFLGWILWTLVSKAAGGINPALFTQMTPPPMQEGGLLNAFFGSAVMCGLAIAIGTPLGVAAGTWLSEYGRARKAGIVVRFINDILLSAPSIVLGLFVYTAFVMTTGGRFSALAGAIALAFIVLPVVVRTTDEMLQLVPTQMREAALSLGVPQWKVVVQVLYRSASAGIVTGVLLALARISGETAPLLFTAFGNQYWNSNIMQPMASVPVVMYQYAGSPYESWQQLAWAGALVLTCFVLLVSLGARAILLRNKIPND from the coding sequence ATGAGCGCCGCCACCGTCCTCGACCGCGAGCGCAAGGTCGCCGACCGTCTCTACGCACGCCGTCGCGTGCGCAATGCCATCGCGGTCCTCATGGGCTGCCTGACCGCAGCGTTCGGTCTGTTCTTCCTCGGCTGGATCCTGTGGACGCTGGTGTCCAAGGCCGCCGGCGGCATCAACCCGGCGCTGTTCACCCAGATGACCCCGCCGCCGATGCAGGAAGGCGGCCTGCTCAACGCCTTCTTCGGCAGCGCGGTCATGTGCGGGCTGGCGATCGCCATCGGCACGCCGCTCGGCGTCGCCGCGGGCACCTGGCTGTCGGAGTACGGCCGTGCCCGCAAGGCCGGCATCGTCGTGCGCTTCATCAACGACATCCTGCTGTCGGCGCCGTCGATCGTGCTGGGCCTGTTCGTCTACACCGCGTTCGTGATGACCACCGGCGGCCGCTTCTCGGCGCTGGCCGGCGCGATCGCCCTGGCGTTCATCGTGCTGCCGGTGGTCGTGCGCACCACCGACGAGATGCTGCAGCTGGTGCCCACGCAGATGCGCGAGGCCGCACTGTCGCTCGGGGTGCCGCAGTGGAAGGTCGTCGTGCAGGTGCTCTACCGCAGCGCTTCGGCCGGCATCGTCACCGGCGTGCTGCTGGCCCTTGCGCGCATTTCCGGCGAGACCGCGCCCCTGCTGTTCACCGCATTCGGCAACCAGTACTGGAACAGCAACATCATGCAGCCGATGGCCAGCGTCCCGGTGGTGATGTACCAGTACGCGGGCAGCCCCTACGAATCCTGGCAACAGCTGGCCTGGGCCGGCGCGCTGGTGCTGACCTGCTTCGTCCTGCTGGTCAGCCTCGGTGCGCGCGCGATCCTGCTGCGCAACAAGATTCCCAATGACTAA
- the pstS gene encoding phosphate ABC transporter substrate-binding protein PstS, translating into MSQTIRIGALALSSLLFLAACGGPGADAPGAAQPAGDRAIAEVSGAGASFIYPLVSKWSADYNAATGNRINYQSIGSGGGIAQIKAGTVDFGSSDKPLDSAELQAAGLGQFPSAIGGVVPVLNVEGLQPGQLKLTGALLADIFLGKVASWNDPAIAALNPGLNLPAGKISLVHRSDGSGTTFNFSNYLSKVSPDWKSRVGEGTSVQWPSGVGGKGNEGVASYVQQIKGSIGYVELAYALQNGMPYASLQNAAGNWVQPSEESFAAAAVTADWASAQDFSLVITNAPGADAWPITATNFMLMPKQPKDAARSRAARDFFKWAFESGQAQASELHYVPLPPELVQQIEAYWAAEFQ; encoded by the coding sequence ATGTCCCAGACGATCCGGATCGGCGCGCTTGCGCTGTCCTCGCTCCTCTTTCTTGCCGCCTGTGGTGGTCCCGGCGCCGACGCGCCCGGTGCCGCGCAGCCGGCCGGGGACCGCGCGATCGCGGAGGTCTCGGGCGCGGGGGCATCCTTCATCTATCCGCTGGTGTCGAAGTGGTCGGCCGATTACAACGCCGCCACCGGCAACAGGATCAACTACCAGTCGATCGGCTCGGGCGGCGGCATCGCCCAGATCAAGGCCGGCACTGTCGATTTCGGTTCGTCCGACAAGCCGCTCGACAGCGCCGAGCTGCAGGCCGCGGGCCTTGGCCAGTTCCCCTCCGCCATCGGTGGCGTGGTGCCGGTACTCAATGTCGAAGGGCTGCAGCCGGGCCAGCTCAAGCTGACCGGCGCGCTGCTGGCCGACATCTTCCTCGGCAAGGTCGCCAGCTGGAACGACCCGGCGATCGCCGCGCTCAACCCGGGGTTGAACCTGCCCGCCGGCAAGATCAGCCTCGTTCACCGCTCCGATGGCTCGGGCACCACGTTCAACTTCTCCAATTACCTGTCCAAGGTCAGCCCGGACTGGAAGTCGCGGGTCGGCGAAGGCACCTCGGTGCAGTGGCCCTCGGGCGTGGGCGGCAAGGGCAATGAAGGCGTCGCCTCGTACGTGCAGCAGATCAAGGGGTCGATCGGTTACGTCGAGCTGGCCTATGCCCTGCAGAACGGCATGCCCTACGCGTCGCTGCAGAACGCGGCTGGCAACTGGGTACAGCCGAGCGAGGAAAGCTTCGCCGCGGCCGCCGTGACCGCCGACTGGGCCAGTGCGCAGGACTTCAGCCTGGTCATCACCAATGCCCCGGGCGCTGATGCGTGGCCGATCACCGCGACGAATTTCATGCTGATGCCCAAGCAGCCCAAGGACGCAGCGCGCAGCCGGGCCGCGCGCGACTTCTTCAAGTGGGCCTTCGAATCGGGCCAGGCCCAGGCGAGCGAGCTGCATTACGTGCCGCTGCCGCCGGAGCTGGTGCAGCAGATCGAGGCCTACTGGGCTGCAGAGTTCCAGTGA
- a CDS encoding OprO/OprP family phosphate-selective porin: MRHSILAASVALAVASVSFSAAAQSQGRDAEVAALRAQLAEMQAKLDALELRSDAQSDINIGTQESLDRMATTMPVVDTKGGLKVTSADKKFEFSAGGRIHFDAYAFDRDEAASTGTTEFRRARITLGGKAYGWEYKFEQDFGAGSGLDGFRDVYIARSALGGKFTIGHFKPYRSMEELTSSNEILMMERPFASATGLFNGRQFQQGVGYMRADGNHTAGVSVFNLRSASGTRNEGVGAAGRVTFAPINTEESTLHFGGWASQENANQGSADLAASVSYAGRRGPSQVIATTTGASRDTVTAVGVEAAGSFGPLFFQAEYANATFGRPLGADQDVATWYVQGSWLLNGGHKPYKPTSGIFGSPKVTDKGLWELTARYDTIENKDIRNMDVSSWIVGMNYYVNPSLRFMFNYTNGDDSFTGDKTGQYALRTQFSF; this comes from the coding sequence ATGCGTCATTCCATCCTGGCCGCGTCCGTTGCTCTTGCCGTCGCGTCCGTGTCGTTCTCCGCCGCTGCACAGAGCCAGGGCCGCGATGCCGAGGTCGCCGCCCTGCGCGCGCAGCTGGCCGAGATGCAGGCCAAGCTCGATGCGCTGGAACTCCGCTCCGACGCCCAGTCCGACATCAACATCGGCACGCAGGAAAGCCTGGACAGGATGGCCACCACGATGCCGGTGGTCGACACCAAGGGCGGCCTGAAGGTCACCTCGGCCGACAAGAAGTTCGAGTTCTCCGCCGGTGGTCGCATCCATTTCGATGCCTACGCATTCGATCGCGACGAAGCCGCGTCCACCGGCACCACCGAGTTCCGCCGCGCGCGCATCACCCTGGGCGGCAAGGCCTACGGCTGGGAGTACAAGTTCGAGCAGGACTTCGGCGCCGGCAGCGGCCTTGACGGCTTCCGCGACGTCTACATCGCCAGGTCGGCGCTGGGCGGCAAGTTCACCATCGGCCACTTCAAGCCGTACCGCTCGATGGAAGAGCTGACCAGCTCCAACGAGATCCTGATGATGGAGCGCCCGTTCGCCTCGGCGACCGGCCTGTTCAACGGCCGCCAGTTCCAGCAGGGCGTCGGCTACATGCGCGCCGACGGCAACCACACGGCGGGCGTGTCGGTGTTCAATCTGCGCAGCGCGTCGGGCACCCGCAACGAAGGCGTCGGCGCGGCTGGCCGTGTGACCTTTGCGCCGATCAATACCGAGGAAAGCACGCTGCACTTCGGCGGCTGGGCCAGCCAGGAGAACGCGAACCAGGGCTCGGCGGATCTCGCGGCCAGCGTGAGTTATGCCGGCCGTCGCGGGCCGTCCCAGGTCATCGCCACGACCACCGGCGCCAGCCGTGACACCGTCACCGCCGTGGGTGTCGAAGCCGCCGGCTCGTTCGGTCCGCTGTTCTTCCAGGCCGAGTACGCCAACGCCACCTTCGGTCGTCCGCTCGGCGCCGACCAGGACGTGGCCACGTGGTACGTGCAGGGCAGCTGGCTGCTCAACGGTGGCCACAAGCCCTACAAGCCGACGAGCGGCATCTTCGGGTCGCCCAAGGTCACCGACAAGGGGCTGTGGGAGCTGACCGCGCGCTACGACACGATCGAGAACAAGGACATCCGCAACATGGACGTCAGCAGCTGGATCGTCGGCATGAACTACTACGTCAATCCGAGTCTGCGCTTCATGTTCAATTACACCAACGGCGACGACAGCTTCACCGGCGACAAGACCGGCCAGTACGCACTGCGCACGCAGTTCTCGTTCTGA